The Rhopalosiphum maidis isolate BTI-1 chromosome 2, ASM367621v3, whole genome shotgun sequence genome segment tataaaaatttacagtgacaatttttttttataagttaaaattattttataattaaaaattaattgggtttttaatttgatccaatgcttgataatttaatacaaaactgttagaattgaaaaaatgaaGTCTAGCgtaaacctatatatattttttaatgagtgATTTCAGTTCAAATGTTGTCGTTACCGACTATTCAAATGTGTAGTAATAGCGATTAATCGtctaacaataattgttgCTATTTTGtcatcatacaaaaaaaatattaactgtaaaaTCTTGAAACATTtcgcaattaattaaatttaatcgcTCTATATTCTTTCATtctttatacacaataatgaaattttcaaaatattttgtcatttttaccgatatttacaattttcgaCTTaagtattatcaaaattatgtttaagagTTAGAAAGCTTAAAAATTGAGTACAATATATTCCTTAtcagttgtttttaaaaaacataaaaaatacatatccatattttttaattttatacctatacattttaagttcaaatttagaTGAAATAGggcaattatatagttatttttgttgagattaaaacaatattatttgtagaaattcaaatatttttttgaaaatcatacctatgttattatttactaatataatacaatattaagctatttatattttatatcaccattatatgtttatgtttctACAATACAACAGTGTATAGTATAAGTGAATAAGAGCATTAAGAGCAAATATCTATAGCAGAGCGTCTACCTAtaggtttttaaatactaatatataattatgtggtTTATATGTTgtacaaaatactaaaaatattaattaggtatgtaaaatagaattaatgtaatatataaaatatatttattaaaatataaattaccttatttttagaaaaaaattttagcaAGCAGAGAGAGCTTAttagatgataatattgttgtatcaGAGACAGATGACATAGACATGATGGCTCaggtattttaacaaatatatttaatagttcatATTAGCATTGACTATAACGGATCCAATTATTAGGTTTTAaagttcattataaattttatacgtttgaataaagtgaaaataaattatccctCTCCATTCTTCAAGTTGGATCCGTTTTTgtcttaaaaatttttatattaaataaataaaattgtttttattttatgaaaggaATACTTAGCTGATATGGGTCCAGGTGCTTTAATAGAGCTTCATCAACATATGGTAAGAAGTCCGCCTCCAACTACTTGGCctcgtatacctatatttaaatatgacgaAAAGGACCAATCTCAAGTACTTTTATACTTCCAAATACtaatcaataaaacaataatacagttttattgtattaaaatatatttattttaggatcTTTATGGAGATAGATGTAAAAGTCCACATGGCCGGTCGTTCCTCCATAGCTCCTgttcaagtatttattttaaattttacttaatgttactatatatattgaaaaaatgttcaatatttttgtactgtAACTCTTTGTAGGTATTTGTAACTCATATCAGTCATGACTCATGGTTAGAATTCAGATTTAAAtgccttaaaaattatactccgAAAAAATGTCTTTTCAACGCTATAATGCCCtttaaaattaccaaatttttttttataggtacgcAGCTACGTATAAACGATAGAAAACAACAGTtaacttttgatatttttagcatTTATTTACCTTAACTAATCAataattccaaaataaaatatcaaacttaTAGGCATAGGCGccaagtttaaaaaaacttaatgggTGCCTTGCCCAGTCTTGGTATCATAGACATACATGCACAATTTGGGGGATGGGACTTAGCCCCTGGTCAATAACAATTTccctgtaaaatttaaaaaatgcacgGAATCGCCATGAGGGCTAGTTACAATccaattttctaatattttaattttggctCTCCAAATTGCGTCTATTAGTGTTATGATTTTACTACTTAACTAAAAACGTTAACATTTTCTTATggattttattagtatatatataaattatacaatataataatattaaccatgCTGTACACTGAAAAATGCAAtttcatcattaattataaaatattatattaattaataatcatacaacaaaataaatgtataccaaATTGATAgcttctttataaataataataagttaaacaaaaaaagatatgattatgtttttaatttttaattgtgctTCTTGAAAACTTAAAGATATTCTTTGAAAGTTATTGAAActtgaatataaatacacgtTATAAATATCCAATATTCTAATGGGTGCCCAGCCCcccaaaataatttcaataggtGCCTTAGCACCCGGGGGACTCGTGTACATGGCGCCTATGCTTATagacacataaaataaaaataattaaatttgaaataaaaaaatgagattGAGATGTATCTCCAACTTtccaattagttattatttattcaagtcCGGTTAAGACACCACAGACTACGAACTTTATCTAGTTAACCTATACAAAACCCTTTAGGGTTGGTacgtttttcagttattgtgaatattaagatttaagacgataatactttataaacattattgaatgttaaagattatatgataaaaattcaattataatatagtgtaaattgtatacgttatACAAATATGTGATTTACACAATTGCCATagtaattaaagtataattaagatgaaattataatgttataacttataaagtaataatttagcgTTATATATCTAGgtttacctaacctaaccgataaataatataataacgttatcTTATCATATAGaaaccaaaacaaaaaaaaaccaatttggaaaatttggttataatttttttttcgtaatcgGTTTTTTTGTTAGGttgttttctaataatactatagtaacttcattttttatcattattttaaaaacaaatttaatgatttttcatacaacggagttaatattaagtactacGTTacgtcttatttttatttattaagaataatttttgtttcttgTTTTTTGAGTTGTGGGGAGGTCATATTTATCCAATGCTCACTGACTCAAGAGAGAATCTGTTACCGTCGCCCTTCAATTTTCCTAAATCTTACGATAACTCGATCATATTGTCAACAATGTCAACAAAATATCACCATTTACGACACTACGTGCttgtgtttttttcttatttataaaaatacctatctatgaataaatgtttttttggactgtcaaaaattgtaaaaataaaaaaggaaatCAAATTCATTCACAATAATTCCCGCAATTTCGCAAATAAGCCACTATAATCTGGAGGAAAATGAGAAAAGTACTCAATCTCGTACACTACTATAATGATAAGAGTGATAATATCCACTaccaatattttctatttttaacatttatcatacaatttattttaaaattgttttagtaagttcctatgtaattttaaaattatttatttttaaatagtgcaGAATGATTATTATCttactatttttgtattttttaagaactttTCTGTCAACATTcgtagattaaattatttatgtaataattttactatactaaCTGACatcttattgatattatttggcCTATTATCCATTTTCcatcaatttttacaaattatttcaataatttaaagaatataataaaccgaaaacatttttgttttataaataggttttgtttatagtgtttactcgattattcaaatatattaaccaGAATCATAAACAAATCTCCGTCGTTGCTGTCGATCGTTACACTTTTATCTTTCTATTTTAACCTTTATAGTTTGTGAACAATCTGgtgcactataatatatcCGATGTCGAAATACAACACGCATTGACCCTTCAAGAATTTAGAGCTTTTGTTACTGATTTCGAATCACAATAAAATCCTTTTAAATCACGTTCAaaactatctatattataaatatttaaacaatatttaaaacgtacCCACCTTATTCGTGCCATgtgaatatctatataatattgtttatatcatTTTCAGTTGCGGATGTGTCATTATTGACTTATTGTTACTGAATAACGAGTTTGAGTTAGGTCTGATGTCCCATATGGCACATGCCATCATATAACTCATGTAACAAATTGTTGTTCATCGCTTAATTGGTTATTTCTTTCATTCAGCagacttaattaaaaaaatatatatatttctttgtaaCTATTTCTTCTACGTCAATTTTCTAttctctaataattatatcattctaattaaaatctattttaaataattgcattattcatattattatagcttttaaatttaataactattatgaacttataatttttgttaacttaACTGTAATGCttaatggtttaaaaaaaatccttgtattaaaatatttaaaattggttttttatacaaatataataatttaatcaaatattaaaattctaatttctgTAGGTGGTTCTTCAAGCTGTGTTGTTTCACCACGATATAACCATCAGTCTAGATGTCACAGATCGGCTAGTGAATCTCGAGGTAAACACGTTTAAACCTTACCTATACACCACGTAAATATTGTACGATTGAATAAATCTTCCATATAATATTGGGTATTTGTGTACAATTACGCAAAATCAATTTCGGACTGGAGATCTAGAAAAACGAAGTATAACCTAGGTTTACTTGTTAACTCATTGTCGCTTCGTTTTAATTAACTAGCATATATTGGCTACATAGCGGTGTATATgagaaaaatcaaaagttcGTGAAAGAGGAATTAAAGTGcttttaatatgtatgtatttctggttttatctataaaattaaaaactattgataaatgaaattataatgtgcaataaaaatgaagtagtaaattgttatgtacttattctataatattgtatcattcTATTGATTACAAATCAGTGTTCATAattggtattaattaattatcattattatttttaaaaacattttttttctacgttacattatattttctatttagaaaagtttaatttttaatacgttttttttc includes the following:
- the LOC113553096 gene encoding uncharacterized protein LOC113553096 isoform X1 yields the protein MPYLSATRENGHSDSRLKLFNGLFRWKKTEKEKQKARQLSKSEVCIATSMSVKTRNSCPASPALSMPRSRDVFQDMEALTISRHDNPYLQKKILASRESLLDDNIVVSETDDIDMMAQEYLADMGPGALIELHQHMVRSPPPTTWPRIPIFKYDEKDQSQDLYGDRCKSPHGRSFLHSSCSSGSSSCVVSPRYNHQSRCHRSASESRGKHV
- the LOC113553096 gene encoding uncharacterized protein LOC113553096 isoform X2, which gives rise to MPYLSATRENGHSDSRLKLFNGLFRWKKTEKEKQKARQLSKSEVCIATSMSVKTRNSCPASPALSMPRSRDVFQDMEALTISRHDNPYLQKKILASRESLLDDNIVVSETDDIDMMAQEYLADMGPGALIELHQHMVRSPPPTTWPRIPIFKYDEKDQSQDLYGDRCKSPHGRSFLHSSCSIADVSLLTYCY